A window of Ananas comosus cultivar F153 linkage group 11, ASM154086v1, whole genome shotgun sequence genomic DNA:
ATACAGAGTATAAGCAATTGTTTATGCTGTTCAAAGCTCtatcaaaaattatttcaaaccCAAGAACTAGAAACATGTTATCTTACCAAATTATGGACCTGATGATACCATCCGCTAGGCACAAAAATTATCTCGTTTTGCTCTTGAATGCATTCCAACCAAACAGTCTGCAAATTAAGTCAGCAATCAATGCTTCTAAGTTATGATGAGAAACAGCCAACTATATTACCTTCTTGAAGCCAGGAAATTGTGTTTCAGAAACATCACTGAAAACATCATAGACTGAGGATTTCAAATTCCTGCACAAATCATgacaattcaaattattttgttttaagtTATAGACATAAATGAGAGTGATTAAATATCTCTTCTCAAACGTCTTCTTTATAAGACCCAGTCAGTACGGGCCAGGTGAAATCCTGTAGTGAACTAGCAAAGATCACCTTTGACATTCTGGGGTAAGAAATAAATAGCAAAGAAGTATCCTGAATGTAGGTTCACTACTTTACCAATGGCAATTGGGTTACAATACAAcgaaatttctatttttttacttcTGTTTCTATTGATACATAAGATTAAAGCCTCAAGTTGAATCTTCACTATAGCCGAAAAATGAGAAGAGAACCTGTGGAAAAACAATGAGTACCTATCAAAGATAAGGTTGCACTGTGAAGGTGGTAAAAATAGCCAACGTTTTCGCCCACACACATTTGCTGACCAGCTGTATGACCTAAACACGTCAGCATGAAGAGGAGTCCAAGTACCTATAGCAAAAATTTCACATAATAATggtaaatgaaaaaatatttggtCTAATGTATGCCAAGTGCAGTCATTTTTTGAGTAGATACAAGTGTTTTTTGAGTAGATACCTATGCATGATTTTCCAAAAGATGGTGTATACAGTAAAGCAAACGAAAGGGGCTAAAATGAACAAGATAGGCATATACTATGAAAGAGATGCATATATCTACCTTTAGGTCCCATGTAAACAAAACGATAGTCTGcacaatttatttcatttttatcacGATGAATGTCGAAATCTCGATGAAGACTATGACTGTCAAGATACAGGTTGAGCCAATCATCAGCAAAAAAAATAGGCGTTGTGTATGCCGCATAATCAGGATACTCCTGCAAAATATTTCAAACAGTTGAACAAGCAAGAAACGACATCGGtgcataaataagaaaataataataataattagagcCAGACAACTGAACATTAGTCTCTCCCCTATATATAATGGGTTATCAAAGAGAATTAAAATACATTCATACTAATGTCAACGAATTAATGAGACTTCATCATTGCTTTTATTCAGAGAGCTGACACCTATCCTTTAGCAATCCAATAATTGGAAAAACAAATTAGTTAGAGATATCAAAGACATCTAAATGTTGGTTAGTCTGATGTAATTAAAAATGTGATCAACCaagtttttaaataaattattacatactaaaataaattaggCTTTGATAAACTTGATATTTGCATATGTTGAAATATGTACACACATTTCcacaaaataaatacaaaaataagaaaattgtgTGCATAAATGAACGCAAGTCATAAGGATCTTCATAGATTGTAAACAATCCTAAGCATGTATAATAGGACCAAACAATAGCGAGTCAATTGAAAAGATGAACTACTTCTGACATACCTTAACAAAATGCCAATCTTTAAGATACAACAATGAGTCAATCTTATTGTTACAGCTTGAATCATTACCACGATTTTCCTGAGAATGTTCAATCCAGTAGCTTATGTAATCCGCCAGAGACATCTCAAGTCTCTTTTGGTCTGTGAACTCCCTCGTAGAACAGTCAGCCACCTGCAAGaatgaagaaagagaagaagagggaaaaaaaaaagcagcattAACGAAGCTGTAAGACTTAGTTCCATTTATTACCGAAGAGCAGCACTTGTACTTGTTTAAAGCAATTGTACGCATAGAAGATTATGTTCTGAAAGAGAATTGAAGAAGATAGAATACAAAAGGGACGATAAAAAAGTGAATGATGGCCTAATGATCTTTGCAGCATTATTGAAAACTATACGACCAGAATATCCTCCTTTCAGTATCATCTACTTGAGTTTAACGGGATGCCACATGGTTGATAAAGCTAACAacatctaatatttaaaatgaaacttcaaatatgaaatttgaaaaatcagCCCCTTCGGAAGATATGATaatcaacaagaaaaaaaaaaatttgtggcaTACAACTGCATCAAGAGAAATTACTGTATGAAGAGAGGTGCTATTAGCCGTTAAATGTTCCAATTTCATTTGCTAAAAAGTGATTAAAAaccattaaatttgatggaatcacaagtaaatttttgaaaatctccAATTTAAATGACTAAAATCACTCAACACccaaaaatcaaaagttgaggAAGTAccaatgaaagaaaaaaaaaaaaaaaatgaagttgggTGGCTAACCTCAAAATAACCTACAGTTGAGGGGGCCTCCATACATTTACctaaaaatttcaactttaaaacttcaaaactgCAATACGGAATCAGGCCAAGATTGAGGAGAGCCCACAAATCCGCAATGTCCAAATTTTGCAGGCATATACACGCATGACCAGAGAACGGTAGTTGACCAAAAGAAATCAattatgcatgcaacaaaaaAATTCCAACTTTTTAAACTTCGCACGGCAATTCACAATGGACCAAAGTTCAAGGAGACTACAAATCCACAATTTCCGAACTTTGCGGGGGTATACATGCATTCGTCTTCCGATAAGTAGCTGATCAAAACAAATCAATTATAGATACGGTAAGAAGTTCCAACTTTTTGGACTTTAGGCGACGATTAAAATTCGCAATCAGGGCAAATTTCAAAGAGGCTACAAATCCACAGCTTCCAAACTTTGCAGCGTCGATTACTCGCGGCGATTAGTAATCAAGCCAATGTTCAAGTAGACTACAAATCCACCATTTCCGAACTTTGCATTCAGGTGGCAATTAGGAATCGAGCCAATGCTCGATGAGACCACAGGTCCGCAATTTGCGAACTTTTCGGGGTTACATAACTACAATACATGCGATAAACCCTAATAAATCTGAAAGAGATCGAGAGAgtgttagggttttggggacCTGGACGGTGGAGTTAGGGAAGCGGGCGGAGAAGAAGGGGAGGTTGGGGCGGCGGGGGGCGGAGGAGACCCAGTCGGCGCAGGCCCTCCACGGGGCGGCGGCGTCCGTGAGGCCGGTGAGGAGGACGGGGAGGTTGGGCGCGAGGAACCTCTCGACGAAGCGCTCGTAGCTCAGATCTCGAGCGTCCACCCTCTCCACCCCACCTCCGATGCGAAcgcccatctcctcctcctcctcgtcctcctcctccgcctcttcttcctcttcttcttcttcttcttcttctccggcgACGACGACGTTACGGGGAGATGTATCAATGCCCAGGAAACCGAGGTTGAAGCGGGGTCTAAGTAacggacttttttcgaaaataactgTGAAagttcgtatttgccaaactaaccccgtggaatttttatttgtaaaattaaccctcctttcgccacatgggcgccacgtcaggaatTCCTcaaaaaggcggtgaatcgttcaccgtctttgtaatttttattataaaagcggtgaatggttcaccatctttagaagacggtaaaccattcaccgcctttagtgcaaaattttccAGGACATCATATTATGGACTTGGAAAGATTTGCGCAGTGTAGGGATTggtactaaagacggtgaatggttcaccgtcttatgaagacggtgaaccattcaccgccttcacatcAAAGACaatgaacgattcaccgtctttttgaggaatccctaacgtggcgcccacgtgacgagaggagggttagtttcacaaataaaaatttcacaggattagtttggcaaatacgaaattttacagggttattttcgaaaaaagtccctAAGTAACCGTAAAATGTTATGGACGCATGAATATATATTTCCGGCtaaaatacaatttattttttaaaatccctgttttttttttatatatattttatctcttctaaattttaaaaatattttcagagtaTTTAAGATCTTAATGGAGAGGGcgaaatgataaaattattttaacaatttttttaaatgtataTTTTAATGGGTAtcttcggtataaattatatgaaatagaCGGAATAAtatatcaacttaaaattttgaaaaaataaaatataaatttttgaaagtcaaaGGAAAAGTGAGAGGCAGTATTTACAACAaagttttctgcatttaagcCATTcttttctgtatatttttttatcttttttt
This region includes:
- the LOC109717458 gene encoding jmjC domain-containing protein 4 — its product is MGVRIGGGVERVDARDLSYERFVERFLAPNLPVLLTGLTDAAAPWRACADWVSSAPRRPNLPFFSARFPNSTVQVADCSTREFTDQKRLEMSLADYISYWIEHSQENRGNDSSCNNKIDSLLYLKDWHFVKEYPDYAAYTTPIFFADDWLNLYLDSHSLHRDFDIHRDKNEINCADYRFVYMGPKGTWTPLHADVFRSYSWSANVCGRKRWLFLPPSQCNLIFDRNLKSSVYDVFSDVSETQFPGFKKTVWLECIQEQNEIIFVPSGWYHQVHNLEDTISINHNWFNAYNLSWVWNLLVEDYNVAKEYIEDIRDICDDFESLCQRNLAANTGMNFYDFFIFITRFALANITQIFLLQNVKDAASNSSIKADHFVCNLKSIHAVASRMTSVDAFAPKNLSSCSVENRSAFSDVKKILKEESFHQLCAALLKTYEYIHGQGNNTEMRNSNRRGFFRVADDITAFISEICGPEDLVRLIEYALQKSTVSSDAFNSSLHV